The DNA sequence ACACCACGCGCCTGGAGATCGGTACCAGCATCGCCGTGGCGTTCGCGCGAAACCCCATGACCGTGGCCAACATCGGCTGGGATCTGCAGGCGTACTCCGGCGGCCGCTTCATCCTCGGCCTCGGCACGCAGATCCGACCCCACGTCGAGAAGCGGTTCTCCATGCCGTGGAGCCACCCGGTACGGCGCATGCGGGAGTTCGTCACCGCGCTGCACGAGATCTGGTCGTGCTGGCACGACGGCGCACCGCTGCGGTTCGAGGGCGACTTCTACACCCACACGATCATGACCCCGATGTTCGTGCCCGAACCGCACCCCCACGGCATCCCGAAGATCTTCATCGCCGCAGTGGGTGAGGCGATGACCGGAATGTGCGGTGAGGTCGCCGACGGTCTGCTCGCGCATGCGTTCACCACCAGGCGCTATCTCGACCAGGTCACGGCGCCGGCGCTCCTGGCCGGGATGGAGCGAGCTGGGCGCAGCCGCAACAGTTTTCAGGTGTCGTGTCCGGTGTTCGTGGTGACCGGACAGACCGCCGAGGACATGGACACGGCCGCCGTCGCCACCCGAAAGCAGCTCGCGTTCTACGGGTCGACCCCCGCCTACCGCGGTGTGCTCGACCTGCACGGCTGGGGTGACCTGCACACCGAACTGCATCGGCTGTCCCGGCAGGGCGAGTGGGATGTCATGGGCACGCTGATCGACGACGACGTCCTCGCGGCGTTCACCGTCGTCGCGCCCCTCGACAGGGTCGCGGCAAAGCTGCGCGAACGTTGTGACGGGGTGATCGACCGTGTCCTGCCCGCCTTCCCGGCCGGCGTACCCGATGCCGCCGTCAGCGCCGTCCTACGCGAGTTGCGCGGCCTTCCGGCCGCCGCCGAGAGGAGTCTCCCGTGAGCGCCCCGATCATCGACGACGCCGCCAGGGTGTTCGCCACCCCCAAGGCCTACACCGACGAACCGGCGCTCCACGCTGCTCTGACACACCTGCGGGCGCGCGCACCGGTGTCGTGGGTCGAAGTGGACGGTTACCGACCGTTCTGGGCGATCACGAAGCACGCCGACATCATGGCGATCGAACGGGCGAACCACCTGTTCACCAATTCACCACGCTCGGTGCTGATGACGGCGGCGGCCGACGAACTGCAGGCGGGTGTGGGTATCCGCACGCTGATCCATCTGGACGACCCCGAGCACCGTGAGTTGCGGGCCATCGGTGCCGACTGGTTCCGGCCGAAAGCCATGCGGGCGTTGAGGGTTCGCGTCGACGAACTCGCCGGCGCGTACGTCGAGAAGATGCTCGAGGCGGGGCCGGAATGCGATTTCGTCCAAGAAGTGGCGGTGAACTACCCACTCTTCGTGATCATGTCGCTGCTCGGCGTGCCCGAGTGCGACTTCCCGCTGATGCTCAGACTCACCCAGGAGCTGTTCGGAAGCGACGACGAGGAGTTCCAGCGCGGCGACTCCTCCGAGGACCAGATGGCGGCGCTGCTGGAGATGTTCGAGTACTTCACCGCGTTGACGGCGTCCCGGCGTGAGCATCCGACCGAAGACCTCGCCTCGGCCATCGCCAACGCACGGCTGCGCGGCCAGCCGCTGTCCGACATCGACACCGTGTCCTACTACGCGATCGTGGCGGCCGCCGGCCACGACACCACCAGCGCCACCATCTCCGGGGGCATGCTGGCCCTGGCCGAGCACCAGGACCAGCTACGCCGGCTGCGGAATGAGCCGGGACTGATGGGGCTCGCCGCCGAGGAGATGATCCGGTGGGTGACCCCGGTGAAAGCGTTCATGCGCACCGCGGCCGAGGACACCGAGGTGCGCGGTGTCCCCATCAGGGCGGGGGAGTCGCTCCTGCTGTCCTATGTGTCGGGCAACCGCGACGAGGACGTGTTCGACGCCCCGTTCAGCTTCGACGTCGGCCGCGACCCCAACCGG is a window from the Mycolicibacterium litorale genome containing:
- a CDS encoding LLM class F420-dependent oxidoreductase, which codes for MGDGVVPGLEVDRGIPSRLDRVPEAAATAEGHGYDGCWTGEIDHDPFLPLALASEHTTRLEIGTSIAVAFARNPMTVANIGWDLQAYSGGRFILGLGTQIRPHVEKRFSMPWSHPVRRMREFVTALHEIWSCWHDGAPLRFEGDFYTHTIMTPMFVPEPHPHGIPKIFIAAVGEAMTGMCGEVADGLLAHAFTTRRYLDQVTAPALLAGMERAGRSRNSFQVSCPVFVVTGQTAEDMDTAAVATRKQLAFYGSTPAYRGVLDLHGWGDLHTELHRLSRQGEWDVMGTLIDDDVLAAFTVVAPLDRVAAKLRERCDGVIDRVLPAFPAGVPDAAVSAVLRELRGLPAAAERSLP
- a CDS encoding cytochrome P450, with amino-acid sequence MDDAARVFATPKAYTDEPALHAALTHLRARAPVSWVEVDGYRPFWAITKHADIMAIERANHLFTNSPRSVLMTAAADELQAGVGIRTLIHLDDPEHRELRAIGADWFRPKAMRALRVRVDELAGAYVEKMLEAGPECDFVQEVAVNYPLFVIMSLLGVPECDFPLMLRLTQELFGSDDEEFQRGDSSEDQMAALLEMFEYFTALTASRREHPTEDLASAIANARLRGQPLSDIDTVSYYAIVAAAGHDTTSATISGGMLALAEHQDQLRRLRNEPGLMGLAAEEMIRWVTPVKAFMRTAAEDTEVRGVPIRAGESLLLSYVSGNRDEDVFDAPFSFDVGRDPNRHVSFGHGVHFCLGAALARMEVGSFFTQLVPRLRSVELAGRPEHVATTFVGGLKHLPIRYCVA